A portion of the Pseudorasbora parva isolate DD20220531a chromosome 1, ASM2467924v1, whole genome shotgun sequence genome contains these proteins:
- the penkb gene encoding proenkephalin b has translation MKTPTLPKGSSWMLLLTLSACLTPSARADCGADCAFCAQLKDINSIECVLECEERVNAGSFWSLCKPFMEKAEANQEAKHLDAHRVDKKYGGFMKRYGGFMKKMAELYGPEDVQQSNAILTNHDVEVLTNQVEADSEREAANAKEGGVMGVAKRYGGFMKRAGLYELRNGARLLYKRYGGFMRRVGQPQWWDKSKRFLNRSQDQDEHSSGIEKRYGGFMGF, from the exons ATGAAG ACCCCGACCCTTCCCAAGGGATCCAGCTGGATGCTCCTGCTGACGCTGAGCGCGTGCCTGACGCCGAGCGCGCGAGCGGACTGCGGCGCGGACTGCGCGTTCTGCGCGCAACTCAAAGACATAAACTCGATA GAGTGTGTGCTGGAGTGTGAGGAGCGTGTGAACGCCGGCAGCTTTTGGAGTCTGTGCAAACCATTCATGGAGAAAGCTGAGGCTAACCAAGAAGCCAAACATTTGGACGCCCACCGTGTTGACAAAAAATACGGTGGCTTTATGAAGCGTTATGGAGGATTTATGAAGAAGATGGCCGAGCTATATGGGCCCGAGGATGTCCAGCAAAGCAACGCAATCCTGACCAATCACGATGTTGAAGTGCTGACCAATCAGGTCGAGGCTGACAGCGAGAGGGAGGCGGCGAATGCAAAAGAGGGAGGAGTTATGGGCGTGGCCAAACGCTATGGCGGCTTTATGAAGAGGGCGGGGCTTTATGAGCTGAGGAATGGGGCAAGGCTGCTATATAAGCGCTATGGAGGCTTTATGAGGCGCGTAGGTCAACCGCAGTGGTGGGATAAGAGCAAACGCTTCCTAAATCGCTCCCAAGATCAGGATGAACATTCATCAGGGATAGAAAAGAGGTATGGTGGATTCATGGGGTTTTAA